The nucleotide sequence ATCCAAATTCCAACCATGGCGCTCTAAAGCATTTTCAGGGTTAAATTCATATACACCGACTTGGACAGCAAGCTCTGGATTAAGCTCTTGTTTAACGCGTGCCCCCCATTGAGACACTGGGGTATTCATCCAGATATTACCTTGCCATTTACCCATCTGGGCGGCACAGAAAGCAGTGCTGGCAAAGTCACATCCCATGACATTGAAGTCCATACCTAAACCTAAACGACCGGCTTTAATGCTGGTGCCTTGGTCTTTAAATTTCTTTTCAATTGAAAGTTCAGACAACCGGCTCTTTTGGTTACCACGACCAAACGTACCCTGTACATTTGCCATATGTGGTGCACCTGGATCCTGTAAATCTTCAATAGACGTGCTTTGACCTTGACGTGCTGTAGCCACAGCACGGATTGTCACACCATCCCAGCCAGCCAGTTTTTCCATGTCGAGCTGTGTACCCAACCACAACTGCGCAGAAGTAAGTGGATCTGCACCGTCATTACGACCACCTTCAGCCAGATAAGCGGTATCAGTCAGTAAATTTGCTTCAAATTTCACACCTTGCTGTGCCAGTTCCGTACGTTTTCCACCCCAGTCACCCAACAAGTACTGTCCTTGAGGATCGAATGCTGATTCTGCTTGTGCTGAAGTCATGGCTGCCAGCAATGGCAATAAAGCTAGACTTAATTTTTTCATATTTGACCTAAACATACGGAGAGAGTGAAAGTAATCCGAGGGATTACCAGCATGATTTGATACAGAAACTTACATAACTTTTTAATTAAATACGCAGCATTTTTTTTATTATTGGTAAAACTTTAAGTTATTAAACAACCCCGTTAATATAAACTTAAATTTACTAAATATTTATTTTTCATATATTTATATTATTTAAATGCAAGTATTTATATCTAATTTCACTAGATTAAAACTTTAACTTAATAAAACTAAAGTCTATTATTTAATCAATTATTCAAATAACTATTTAAACTTGGTAGCTGATTAGCTTCCTCGCAATAAGACTTGCATTCAATTGAAAAACGCCCAATATTAGGCTCATTCTATTCATCTTGAAGTGCTATGCCTGAATTACCCGAAGTCGAAACTACCAAAACCAGTCTCCTGCCCCTGCTTGATCAACGAGTTCTGACTGTGGAAGTCCGCCAGTCCAGCTTACGCTGGCCCATTCCGGAAGATATTACCCGCTTACAAAGTCAACGCCTGATTCAACTCACCCGCCGTTCCAAATACATTCTGGCGCAATTTGAGCAGGACACCATGTTATGGCATTTAGGCATGTCAGGCAGTTTCCGTCTTTGTGATGCGAGTGACGAACTCCGCAAACATGACCATTTGATTATCCAGTTTGAAGACATCCAGCTACGTTACCATGACCCTCGTCGTTTTGGCTGTATTCTGTGGCTCGATGCACAATCACAAAGCAAGCTGATCGACACCTTAGGCCCTGAACCTTTGAGTGATACCTTTAATGCCAACTATCTCTTTGAAAAATTAAAAAATAAGAACGTTGGCACCAAAGTTGCAATTATGGATAACCATGTCGTGGTTGGCGTGGGAAATATTTACGCCACAGAAAGTTTATTTAATTTGGGTATTCATCCTGCACAGCCAGCATCAAGCTTGAGCTTTGAACAGGTTGAAAAACTGGTACTTGAAATTAAACGCATTTTAAAACAGGCAATTGATCTTGGTGGTTCGACCCTGCGCGACTATACCAATGCTATGGGTGAAAATGGTTATTTCCAGCAGACTTTACTCGCTTACGGCCGGGCCGGTGAAATGTGTGTCAACTGTGAAACCACACTGGAAAATATTAAACTGGGTCAGCGTGCTTCAGTCTTTTGTCCTGAATGCCAACCGCTACGAAAGGTAAAACCTGCACCGAAACGTATGGCTGCTGTACGAGGTAAGAAATCATGAAAACTGCGATCGTCCGTCATATCCTTGTCAAGGATAAAGAGACTGCAGAACAGTTAAAGACGAAAATTCTGTCGGGTGCAGATTTTGCCAAAATAGCTAAACAGTATTCAACTTGTAACTCAGCTAAACGTGGTGGTGAACTGGGTGAAGTAAAAAAAGGTCAGCTGGTGCCGGTAATTGATAAACTGGTATTTACTGCTGCGGAACGGGT is from Acinetobacter sp. ANC 7912 and encodes:
- a CDS encoding peptidylprolyl isomerase, with the translated sequence MKTAIVRHILVKDKETAEQLKTKILSGADFAKIAKQYSTCNSAKRGGELGEVKKGQLVPVIDKLVFTAAERVLHGPIKSQFGFHLVEIKFRIDF
- the mutM gene encoding bifunctional DNA-formamidopyrimidine glycosylase/DNA-(apurinic or apyrimidinic site) lyase; translated protein: MPELPEVETTKTSLLPLLDQRVLTVEVRQSSLRWPIPEDITRLQSQRLIQLTRRSKYILAQFEQDTMLWHLGMSGSFRLCDASDELRKHDHLIIQFEDIQLRYHDPRRFGCILWLDAQSQSKLIDTLGPEPLSDTFNANYLFEKLKNKNVGTKVAIMDNHVVVGVGNIYATESLFNLGIHPAQPASSLSFEQVEKLVLEIKRILKQAIDLGGSTLRDYTNAMGENGYFQQTLLAYGRAGEMCVNCETTLENIKLGQRASVFCPECQPLRKVKPAPKRMAAVRGKKS
- a CDS encoding carbohydrate porin; this translates as MKKLSLALLPLLAAMTSAQAESAFDPQGQYLLGDWGGKRTELAQQGVKFEANLLTDTAYLAEGGRNDGADPLTSAQLWLGTQLDMEKLAGWDGVTIRAVATARQGQSTSIEDLQDPGAPHMANVQGTFGRGNQKSRLSELSIEKKFKDQGTSIKAGRLGLGMDFNVMGCDFASTAFCAAQMGKWQGNIWMNTPVSQWGARVKQELNPELAVQVGVYEFNPENALERHGWNLDTENADGVTIPAEVIWTPKNFVNGLPGSYRIGGMYNTADDVNNQKDVANPTDGKNRTFAGWLAIEQQLTSTGNGRQGLHSFANFTWHDRDTNKVDNSQQIGLKYIGLVDSQPNDILGLAVNRVHVNDRINNPNFDASAEYNIELNYSYNPTKWLMLRPNLQYVINPGSTNNVDNAFVLGLGTRIIF